A genomic segment from Roseibium algicola encodes:
- a CDS encoding cold-shock protein, producing MPVGTVKFFNTTKGFGFIQPEDGAADVFVHISAVERAGMRSLVEGQKVSFEVVQDRRSGKSAADNLQEV from the coding sequence ATGCCAGTAGGTACCGTAAAATTCTTCAACACCACCAAAGGCTTTGGCTTCATTCAGCCGGAAGATGGCGCTGCCGACGTGTTCGTGCACATCTCCGCTGTAGAGCGCGCAGGCATGCGCAGCCTGGTCGAAGGCCAGAAGGTCAGCTTTGAAGTTGTCCAGGACCGCCGTTCCGGCAAGTCCGCTGCTGACAACCTTCAGGAAGTCTAA